Sequence from the Pseudomonas frederiksbergensis genome:
TGACCGCTGGCAAGGTCGGCGCCGCCGAGCCCAAGGGGCGCCTGCGTGTCGCGACCAAGTTCGTCAACGTCGCCAAGCGTTACTACGCCGAGCAAGGCCGCCAGGTCGATATCATCAAGCTTTACGGCTCGATGGAGCTGGCGCCGCTGATCGGCCTGGCGGACAAGATCATCGACGTGGTCGACACCGGCAACACCCTGCGAGCCAATGGCCTGGAACCCCAGGACTTCATCGCCGACATCACCTCCCGGCTGATCGTCAACAAGGCTTCGATGAAGATGCAGCACGCCCGTATCCAGGCACTGATCGATACCCTGCGCAAGGCAGTGGAATCGCGACACCGCGGCTGATTCACCTGCGCGACTCCACGTCGCGCCCGTCTATCCGCGTCATAGCCAATTTTCTCAGGTGCCCACGCGAATGGACTGGTAGCCTAGGGCGCCTGAGCATTTGCCATTAATAGAGGCCCTCGCTATGACCGCTCCCACCTCGATTCGCCGACTCAACGCTGCCGATCCGGATTTTGCACATCATCTGGATCATCTGCTGAGCTGGGAAAGCGTGTCTGACGATTCGGTCAACCAGCGGGTGCTGGACATCATCAAGGCCGTGCGCGAGCGTGGCGATGCCGCCCTGGTGGAATTCACCCAGAAGTTCGACGGCCTGCAAGTGGCGTCGATGGCCGACCTGATCCTGCCGCGCGAGCGCCTGGAGCTGGCCTTGACCCGCATCACCGTGCCCCAGCGCGAAGCCTTGGAAAAAGCCGCGTCCCGCGTGCGCAGCTACCACGAGCGGCAAAAACAGGACTCCTGGACCTACACCGAGGCCGACGGCACGGTACTCGGCCAGAAAGTCACGCCGCTGGACCGCGCCGGCCTTTATGTGCCGGGTGGCAAGGCTTCCTATCCGTCGTCGGTGTTGATGAACGCGATTCCGGCCAAGGTCGCTGGCGTGACCGAAGTGGTCATGGTCGTTCCGACTCCGCGCGGCGAGATCAACGAACTGGTGCTGGCCGCGGCCTGCATCGCCGGTGTGGACCGAGTTTTCACCATCGGCGGTGCCCAGGCCGTGGCGGCGTTGGCCTATGGCACTCAAAGCGTGCCACGGGTCGACAAGGTGGTCGGCCCGGGCAACATCTACGTCGCCACCGCCAAGCGCCACGTATTTGGCCAGGTCGGTATCGACATGATCGCCGGCCCTTCGGAGATCCTCGTGGTGTGCGACGGCCAGACCGACCCGGACTGGATCGCCATGGACCTGTTTTCCCAAGCCGAGCACGACGAAGATGCCCAGGCGATCCTGGTCAGCCCGGACGCCGAGTTCCTCGACAAGGTTGCCGCCAGCATCGACAAATTGCTGCCAACCATGGACCGTGCCGAAATCATCAACACCTCGATCAATGGCCGTGGTGCGCTGATCAAGGTCGATGACATGGAGCAGGCCATCGAAGTCGCCAACCGCATTGCGCCGGAGCACTTGGAACTGTCAGTCGCGGATCCGCAAGCCTGGCTGCCGAAGATCCGCCATGCCGGCGCGATCTTCATGGGCCGTCACACCTCCGAGGCGCTGGGCGACTATTGCGCCGGGCCGAACCACGTACTTCCAACCTCCGGCACCGCGCGCTTCTCGTCGCCGCTGGGGGTCTATGACTTCCAGAAACGCTCCTCGATCATTTTCTGCTCGGAGCAGGGCGCGTCCGAACTGGGCAAGACCGCCTCGGTGCTGGCCCGTGGCGAATCGCTGAGCGCCCACGCCCGCAGCGCCGAATACCGCATCAAAGACGAACAGAAGGGGAACTGAAATGAGTAGATTCTGGAGCCCGTTCGTCAAGGACCTGGTGCCGTACGTCCCGGGTGAACAGCCGAAGCTGACCCGCCTGGTCAAGCTCAACACCAACGAGAATCCCTACGGCCCATCGCCCAAGGCCCTTGCGGCGATGCAGACCGAACTCAATGACAATCTGCGCCTGTATCCGGACCCCAACAGCGACTTGCTGAAAAGCGCCGTCGCCCGGTATTACGGTGTACAGACCAGCCAGGTATTTTTGGGTAACGGTTCGGACGAGGTGTTGGCGCACATTTTCCACGGTCTGCTTCAGCACGACCAGCCGGTGTTGTTCCCGGACATCAGCTACAGCTTCTACCCAGTCTATTGCGGGCTGTATGGCATCCAATTCGACGCGGTGCCGCTGGATGAACAGTTCCGGATCGACCCGGCGGATTATGCCAAGCCGAACGGCGGGATCATTTTCCCCAATCCGAACGCGCCGACTGGCTGCCTGCTGGCGCTGGAAGCGGTCGAGCAGATCCTCAAGGCCAGCCCGGATTCGGTGGTCGTTGTGGACGAGGCTTATATCGACTTCGGCGGCGAGACGGCCATCAGCCTGGTGGATCGCTACCCGAACCTGCTGGTCACGCAAACGTTGTCCAAGTCTCGCTCGTTGGCGGGACTGCGCGTGGGCCTGGCGGTGGGCCATCCGGATTTGATCGAAGCGCTGGAGCGGATCAAGAACAGCTTCAACTCCTACCCGCTGGATCGCCTGGCAAATGTCGGCGGCGCGGCGGCGTTCGACGATCGCGAGTACTTCGACCGGACTTGCCGCTTGGTGATAGAGCACCGTGAATGGGTAGTGGCCCGACTGGAGGCCAAGGGCTTTGAAGTGCTGCCGTCGGCGGCCAACTTCATCTTCGCTCGCCACCCCCGTCACGACGCGGCGGCGCTAGCGGCGAAGCTGCGTGAGCAAGGCGTGATCGTGCGGCACTTCAAGCAGGAGCGCATCGCGCAGTTCCTGCGGATCAGCATTGGCACGCCGGAGCAGAACCAGGCGCTGATCGAGGCCCTGGGCGAGCTCTAGACCTTTGCATCAAACCCAATGAGGGAGCGGGCAATCCGGCTCCCTCATTGTAATAACCGGTTTTACTCGTGATGCTCTTCACCGAGGAACGTCAGCGAAGTGAACACCCCACGCGTCGCGACATCCTTGTTGTCCTTGAGCGGGATTTCCATTTGTGCGGCGATCACGTTCAGACCCTCATTGCGCACCAATACCTTGGCTCGGCCTTCGGCATCGGTTTCGGTGCTCACGGTGCCCGGCGCGCTGCGATAGTCCCCCACCAACTTCACGCCTGCGGCAGGTTTTCCGTCGAGCAGCACCTGCACCGGCAACGACTGGCCGGGACCGACGGTCAGCGGGTCGACTTGCGGCACGATGACGAACTTGACCTGATCCAGCTTCGGCAGCTTCGCCCCCGGCTCATAGATCGCCAGGCTGTACTTGAAGGTCTGGGTCGACTCGATCGCGCCTGGCACTTTGCTGCGGCCTTCATTGACCCATTTCTTGTCGGCGGTCTGTGACCACATGCCATTGTCGAGTGCGACCGCCAGCACGGCC
This genomic interval carries:
- the hisG gene encoding ATP phosphoribosyltransferase yields the protein MLTIALSKGRILDDTLPLLAEAGIVPTENPDKSRKLIIPTTQADVRLLIVRATDVPTYVEHGAADLGVAGKDVLMEYGGQGLYEPLDLRIARCKLMTAGKVGAAEPKGRLRVATKFVNVAKRYYAEQGRQVDIIKLYGSMELAPLIGLADKIIDVVDTGNTLRANGLEPQDFIADITSRLIVNKASMKMQHARIQALIDTLRKAVESRHRG
- the hisD gene encoding histidinol dehydrogenase, encoding MTAPTSIRRLNAADPDFAHHLDHLLSWESVSDDSVNQRVLDIIKAVRERGDAALVEFTQKFDGLQVASMADLILPRERLELALTRITVPQREALEKAASRVRSYHERQKQDSWTYTEADGTVLGQKVTPLDRAGLYVPGGKASYPSSVLMNAIPAKVAGVTEVVMVVPTPRGEINELVLAAACIAGVDRVFTIGGAQAVAALAYGTQSVPRVDKVVGPGNIYVATAKRHVFGQVGIDMIAGPSEILVVCDGQTDPDWIAMDLFSQAEHDEDAQAILVSPDAEFLDKVAASIDKLLPTMDRAEIINTSINGRGALIKVDDMEQAIEVANRIAPEHLELSVADPQAWLPKIRHAGAIFMGRHTSEALGDYCAGPNHVLPTSGTARFSSPLGVYDFQKRSSIIFCSEQGASELGKTASVLARGESLSAHARSAEYRIKDEQKGN
- the hisC gene encoding histidinol-phosphate transaminase, producing MSRFWSPFVKDLVPYVPGEQPKLTRLVKLNTNENPYGPSPKALAAMQTELNDNLRLYPDPNSDLLKSAVARYYGVQTSQVFLGNGSDEVLAHIFHGLLQHDQPVLFPDISYSFYPVYCGLYGIQFDAVPLDEQFRIDPADYAKPNGGIIFPNPNAPTGCLLALEAVEQILKASPDSVVVVDEAYIDFGGETAISLVDRYPNLLVTQTLSKSRSLAGLRVGLAVGHPDLIEALERIKNSFNSYPLDRLANVGGAAAFDDREYFDRTCRLVIEHREWVVARLEAKGFEVLPSAANFIFARHPRHDAAALAAKLREQGVIVRHFKQERIAQFLRISIGTPEQNQALIEALGEL
- a CDS encoding DUF4198 domain-containing protein, whose translation is MKYPKTFALLGLLLATQASAHGLWTEQRRGNIEVIYGHGAEDNAFKAKKISGAWAYDLGGNMIPVTVERLSDHARLQPLKPPAVLAVALDNGMWSQTADKKWVNEGRSKVPGAIESTQTFKYSLAIYEPGAKLPKLDQVKFVIVPQVDPLTVGPGQSLPVQVLLDGKPAAGVKLVGDYRSAPGTVSTETDAEGRAKVLVRNEGLNVIAAQMEIPLKDNKDVATRGVFTSLTFLGEEHHE